In a single window of the Helicobacter sp. MIT 99-5507 genome:
- a CDS encoding glycosyltransferase family A protein — translation MNLAPIILFTYNRLEHTKKVLESLMQNKLAKNSELYIFCDGIKDNATNQEISKSQKLQSYLKDFKIKSNNFKNIHLVIQDKNIGLADSIINGISKVIKLHKKAIILEDDIVVSKVFLDYMNESLNKYEKQSKVWSINAWSYPIDSNDLDDCYFWRIPHCWGWGTWEDRWNLYARDIKWVENNFNKADIKAINLEGYANYFNDFLLNKSGKIKTWAIFNYLICYKSNALNLAPKISYIKQIGFDGSGVHCGSEDIYNAKAINEKFPISFPLEIKEDKIALNKIQQFHKNLKKPLISRIKNKILKLYNRGGVAKSSYAHTSKKAA, via the coding sequence ATGAATCTAGCACCAATTATTCTTTTTACATACAATAGACTTGAACATACAAAAAAAGTATTAGAAAGTCTCATGCAAAACAAATTAGCAAAAAATAGTGAGCTTTATATATTTTGTGATGGTATAAAAGATAATGCAACAAATCAAGAGATTTCAAAATCACAAAAGCTACAAAGCTATCTAAAAGATTTCAAAATAAAATCTAATAATTTTAAAAATATCCATTTAGTGATACAAGATAAAAATATAGGACTTGCAGATTCTATTATAAATGGCATTAGCAAGGTCATAAAACTTCACAAAAAAGCAATCATACTAGAAGATGATATCGTAGTAAGCAAGGTATTTTTAGATTATATGAATGAAAGTCTAAATAAATATGAAAAACAAAGCAAGGTATGGAGTATCAATGCATGGAGCTATCCAATAGATTCTAATGATTTAGATGATTGCTATTTTTGGAGGATTCCACATTGTTGGGGCTGGGGCACTTGGGAGGATAGATGGAATCTATATGCTAGAGATATAAAATGGGTAGAAAATAATTTTAACAAAGCAGATATAAAAGCAATAAATCTTGAAGGATATGCAAATTATTTCAATGATTTTTTATTAAATAAAAGTGGCAAAATAAAAACTTGGGCAATTTTTAATTATCTAATATGTTACAAATCTAATGCCCTAAATCTAGCACCAAAAATATCCTATATAAAACAAATAGGATTTGATGGAAGTGGTGTGCATTGTGGTAGTGAAGATATTTATAATGCAAAAGCTATAAATGAAAAATTCCCTATTTCTTTTCCATTAGAGATCAAAGAAGATAAAATCGCTCTAAATAAAATACAGCAATTTCACAAAAATTTAAAAAAACCGCTAATTTCAAGAATAAAAAATAAGATTCTAAAATTATACAATAGGGGGGGGGTAGCCAAATCTAGCTACGCTCACACCTCCAAAAAGGCTGCATAA
- a CDS encoding methyltransferase FkbM, producing the protein MAACKSPILFLTFNRLDTTKEVFNQIAKVKPPKIYLASDGARDKIDTFGIKEKDKVDEVREFLISHISWDCEIKTRFLSKNLGCKKAVSSAIEWFFDNEEYGIILEDDCFPSISFFRFCDEMLEMYKNNEKIFMVSGWSAFDFDKKTKDSINSSYYFSKYNHIWGWASWRRAWKKYELENKNFIDDFKKIKFDSRKEKNEYKKVLSAYFRGEIDTWDYPWSFSIWKNNGLCIYPKNNMIKNIGFNRDDATHTTGESKYQNMPIYEICFPLNHPDKIQRNQNLDMANYKIIASPNIFKRIINKIKRYIIKRKTKD; encoded by the coding sequence ATGGCAGCCTGCAAATCTCCAATTTTATTCCTAACATTCAATAGACTTGATACAACAAAAGAAGTTTTCAATCAAATTGCAAAAGTAAAACCACCAAAAATATATTTAGCAAGTGATGGAGCAAGAGATAAAATAGATACATTTGGGATAAAAGAGAAAGATAAAGTAGATGAAGTGCGAGAGTTTCTAATCTCGCATATATCGTGGGATTGTGAAATAAAAACAAGATTCTTAAGCAAAAATCTTGGTTGCAAAAAGGCTGTAAGCTCTGCTATTGAGTGGTTTTTTGATAATGAAGAATATGGAATCATACTAGAAGATGATTGTTTTCCAAGCATAAGCTTTTTTAGATTCTGCGATGAAATGCTAGAAATGTATAAAAATAATGAAAAAATATTTATGGTGAGTGGCTGGAGCGCATTTGATTTTGATAAAAAAACAAAAGATTCTATAAATTCAAGTTATTACTTTTCAAAATATAATCACATTTGGGGCTGGGCTAGTTGGAGAAGAGCATGGAAAAAATACGAACTTGAAAACAAAAATTTTATTGATGATTTTAAAAAGATCAAATTTGATAGTAGAAAAGAAAAAAATGAATACAAAAAAGTATTAAGTGCATATTTTAGGGGAGAGATTGATACTTGGGATTATCCTTGGAGTTTTAGCATATGGAAGAATAACGGGCTTTGCATATATCCAAAAAATAATATGATAAAAAATATTGGATTTAATAGAGATGATGCCACACATACAACAGGAGAATCTAAATATCAAAATATGCCTATCTATGAGATATGTTTTCCACTAAATCACCCAGATAAAATCCAAAGAAATCAGAATCTTGATATGGCAAATTATAAAATCATAGCAAGCCCAAATATATTTAAAAGAATAATAAATAAGATAAAAAGATATATAATAAAAAGAAAAACAAAGGATTGA
- a CDS encoding radical SAM protein: MGGGRKDSQNNIIIKNINNDFVLTNKKLPTRRGVIWLGQTCNLNCYFCYFKERIEDKSHPEHPFFTLTKAKEICKIFVDDYGLNSIDIQGGEPTIYPHIFELIEYCNKIGLKPTLITNLISLANVNHAKKFKDAGIYDFLVSLQGVGETYDKVVGKNGAFNKQMQALENLANLEIPIRVNAVLSNEIINDLEKITQIALDYNARAVNFIGYNNTGDQKMLRDKYKIPYYDIIAQKLEPLIDKLESNHIEVNLRFLPFCVVNEKYRKNIQNSTQMLYDNHEWESSSRLWIDRPNQRRAKEDIEKRRTIYYLSRFKLHKIYRGNLREKFIWFAKFIKPFITFSPKYAPIPAYQKPILEKMRFYTPDTYFRSGFSKIEHFYFEQKEVLEQLNKSKIHHQKCQSCDIKEICDGFACDFIDEFGSNAIKPIKIANGKQSNPRFYLKDQLKVIEKEEWEWFFSKDEISRIK, from the coding sequence ATGGGGGGGGGCAGAAAGGATTCCCAAAATAATATAATAATAAAAAATATCAATAATGATTTTGTCCTTACAAACAAAAAGCTTCCTACAAGACGCGGAGTGATTTGGCTTGGACAAACTTGCAATCTTAATTGTTATTTTTGCTATTTCAAAGAAAGGATAGAAGATAAAAGCCACCCAGAACATCCATTTTTCACACTCACAAAAGCAAAAGAGATTTGTAAAATTTTTGTAGATGATTATGGATTAAATAGTATTGACATACAAGGCGGCGAACCTACCATATATCCACATATTTTTGAACTTATAGAATATTGCAATAAAATTGGGCTAAAACCAACTCTCATAACAAATCTGATTTCTCTTGCAAATGTCAATCACGCAAAGAAGTTTAAAGATGCTGGGATTTATGATTTCTTGGTCTCACTTCAAGGTGTAGGAGAGACTTATGATAAGGTAGTTGGCAAAAATGGTGCATTTAATAAACAAATGCAAGCCTTAGAAAATCTAGCAAATTTAGAGATTCCAATACGAGTAAATGCCGTCTTATCCAATGAAATTATAAATGATCTCGAAAAAATCACACAAATAGCTCTAGATTACAATGCAAGGGCTGTGAATTTCATAGGTTATAATAATACTGGCGATCAAAAAATGCTAAGAGATAAATATAAGATTCCATATTATGATATTATCGCTCAAAAACTAGAACCCCTAATTGATAAGCTAGAATCTAATCATATTGAAGTAAATCTTAGATTCTTACCATTTTGCGTAGTAAATGAAAAATATCGCAAAAACATCCAAAATAGCACTCAAATGTTATATGACAATCATGAATGGGAATCAAGCTCAAGGCTGTGGATTGATAGACCAAATCAAAGAAGAGCAAAAGAAGATATTGAAAAAAGACGCACGATATATTATCTATCAAGATTTAAATTACACAAAATTTATCGTGGAAATTTGAGAGAAAAATTTATATGGTTTGCAAAATTTATAAAGCCATTTATCACTTTTTCTCCAAAATATGCACCAATCCCTGCATACCAAAAGCCAATTTTAGAAAAAATGAGATTCTATACACCAGATACATATTTTAGAAGTGGATTTAGCAAAATAGAACATTTTTATTTTGAGCAAAAAGAAGTCTTAGAGCAGTTAAACAAATCAAAAATTCACCATCAAAAATGCCAATCTTGCGATATTAAAGAAATATGCGATGGATTTGCATGTGATTTTATCGATGAATTTGGTAGCAATGCAATCAAACCTATAAAAATTGCAAATGGAAAGCAAAGCAACCCTAGATTCTACTTAAAAGATCAACTTAAAGTCATTGAAAAAGAAGAATGGGAATGGTTTTTTAGCAAAGATGAAATTAGTCGCATAAAATAA
- a CDS encoding glycosyltransferase family 2 protein gives MQMPKVSVLINLFNYENFIIPCIESVKKQNYQNIEIIVVNDGSSDNSLKIIESIKDIKIINKQNGGQLSAFNAGFEAIDNDTKIVFFLDADDLMNENYIQTCINTYIQNPQIDFMFCQQENIYQNGNIEKITNEYKSGIIGFGLYRAYFLKDYLGTSTSTISIKKEILDKILPLPFENEWRIRADDCIIWGASLVCANIYNLDFYGIKYRIHGQNNHYGKNFDFNYLFKREISIERLFRFLINKNKIYFSTSSLYLEFLSNKEKWKYIKITLYTPFSFFRKLMLIARILKG, from the coding sequence ATGCAAATGCCAAAAGTAAGCGTTCTAATAAATCTTTTTAATTATGAGAACTTTATCATTCCTTGCATAGAATCTGTAAAAAAACAAAATTATCAAAATATCGAAATCATCGTTGTAAATGATGGTAGCAGTGATAATTCACTAAAAATTATAGAATCTATAAAAGATATAAAAATTATTAATAAACAAAATGGTGGTCAGCTAAGTGCATTTAATGCAGGGTTTGAAGCAATAGACAATGATACTAAAATAGTATTTTTTCTAGATGCTGATGATTTGATGAATGAAAATTATATACAAACTTGCATAAATACATACATACAAAATCCACAAATCGATTTTATGTTTTGCCAACAAGAAAATATTTATCAAAATGGAAATATTGAAAAAATCACAAATGAATATAAAAGCGGCATTATTGGATTTGGATTATATAGGGCATATTTTCTTAAAGATTATTTAGGGACATCTACATCGACAATTAGTATCAAAAAAGAGATATTAGATAAGATTCTGCCACTTCCATTTGAAAATGAATGGAGAATCCGCGCTGATGACTGCATAATATGGGGCGCATCTCTTGTATGTGCAAATATATATAATCTAGATTTTTATGGTATCAAATATAGAATCCATGGACAAAATAATCACTATGGCAAAAACTTTGATTTTAATTATCTTTTCAAAAGAGAAATTAGTATTGAACGACTTTTTAGATTTTTAATCAATAAAAACAAAATATACTTCTCTACTTCAAGCCTGTATCTTGAATTTCTATCAAATAAAGAAAAATGGAAATATATAAAAATCACACTTTATACGCCATTTTCATTTTTTAGAAAACTAATGCTAATTGCCAGAATCCTAAAAGGATAA
- a CDS encoding FkbM family methyltransferase codes for MKKIIKKIIKKFLGLNKFDDYVDIGYYWSDSFKDSIFKCDINQNLKRLKANLPEDSKKVIDLVLERLIFLIPRKNQKILIHKNTLFSEYELSLQEKILREKTYEKYPFKYHYFTSETYFFHNGIKFLNKNNIDNFITNNVILDVGAYNGDSAYIFSLYNPKQIISIEADKNNFLALSENIKKFNLKNVLPLNKMIDSINSIDNIIKDLWGGGSQKIGFIKMDIEGSEMMALNGATNTIINHKPILAISIYHNVEQFFGAKIFLENLNLGYNFRIIKLSIFHPSDEIYLLAIPNGD; via the coding sequence ATGAAAAAAATTATAAAGAAAATCATAAAAAAATTTTTAGGACTAAATAAATTTGATGATTATGTTGATATTGGCTATTATTGGAGTGATAGCTTTAAAGATTCTATCTTTAAATGCGATATAAATCAAAATTTAAAAAGACTAAAAGCAAATTTGCCTGAAGATTCTAAAAAAGTCATTGATTTGGTATTGGAACGATTAATCTTTTTAATACCACGAAAAAATCAAAAGATTTTAATTCATAAAAATACATTATTTAGTGAATATGAATTAAGCTTGCAAGAAAAAATATTGAGAGAGAAAACTTATGAAAAATATCCTTTTAAATATCATTATTTTACAAGTGAGACCTACTTTTTTCATAATGGAATAAAATTTTTAAATAAAAACAATATAGACAATTTCATAACAAATAATGTTATTTTAGATGTAGGTGCTTACAATGGAGATTCTGCATATATTTTTAGTTTATACAATCCAAAGCAAATTATTTCTATCGAAGCAGATAAAAATAATTTTTTAGCATTGAGTGAAAATATCAAAAAATTTAATCTAAAAAATGTCTTGCCACTAAATAAAATGATAGATAGTATTAATAGCATTGATAATATTATCAAAGATTTATGGGGGGGGGGATCTCAAAAAATAGGATTTATCAAAATGGATATTGAAGGAAGCGAGATGATGGCACTAAATGGAGCGACAAATACGATTATAAATCACAAGCCGATCCTTGCAATTTCTATTTATCACAATGTTGAGCAATTTTTTGGAGCTAAGATTTTTTTGGAAAATCTTAATTTAGGATATAATTTTAGGATAATAAAGCTATCGATATTTCACCCAAGCGATGAAATATACCTACTTGCAATACCAAATGGAGATTAA